The genome window GTGTACCTGATAGGCATCGTGAGCGGCTTTGTCAACGAAGACAAGTGTCAGCGCAAAATCGTAGGAGTGATCGATAACAGGACGGCGCGTTTCGGCAGGTGTGCCAATGTACACCGTCGTTATTTCGTTTACACCCCGGATCGATTCAAGTCCGGCGCGAAGGGCACTGTGGTCATCCCGGTTTTCGGGATGCTTAAGCCAGAAGAATACAGTATGAACAAACATGGGCGATTATGAATTTCGGTTTACAGGTTATGCCAGTAGCAGGCCGGCACGAAACTACCATAAACCACAAACCGAACGGCATAAGCGACTCAACTAAATTTTTCCAACTGCTTCACCAATACCCCGAAGTCTTTCGGATACGGCGCCACAAACGTTTGTTCTTCACCATCCAATAAGGTGAATGTCAATGAATAAGCGTGAAGGGCGACGCGATTGATCAGCGGTAATTCCTCCGTACCCTGTTTCAGGTTGAACTTGCGTTTTACGTCCGACAGATAGACGGGTTCTCCGCCGTAGGTCGAATCGTTGACGATGGGGGCTTTCAGGCACATCAGGTGAACCCGTATCTGGTGCATCCGTCCTGTAACGGGCATACACTCGACCAGCGTCGTTGTACGGTACGCCTGCAAGGTATTGAAAATCGTTTCGGCAACTTTTCCCTTCTCCCGATCGATCCGAACCGCCGTACCATCTTTAATGGGCGAGATGGGCAGGTAAACCGAAATACCGTCGAAGTCGTGGATGCCATTCGTTACGGCATGGTAGCGTTTCGTTACCTCGCGGTGCTCGAACTGCATGGCCAGATGCCGATAAGCCTCCGAATTTTTGGCAATAGCCAGAATACCCGACGTTTCTTTATCCAGCCGGTGTCCCAGTTGCGCATCAGCGTAATAGGCTTTTGCCATTCGCACGATACTTTGCCCACTTCGATCGGGCGTACGCTCGTCGAGGGACGCAACATGCGGTGGTTTATTGATCAGGATGTAATCATCGTTCTCGAATACGATGAGGTCTTCAAAGTTCAGTTTCAAAAGTTGTCGGTTGTCGCCTGACTTTATGGATCAGCGGTTGAGGTAACGTCAGGCGACAAACCGCTCCGGCGGACTGTTATGAACCTCAATCTGTAAACGAACACAAAAAGCCTCCTCCGTAGCGGAAGAGGCTTGATGATAAATATCTTGCGAAAGACTATACCGTCAGCGTACCGCGTTCGTATGCCTTACGGAGCGTTGCTTCCAGCCCGTTTTTGTTTATAGTCTTAATGGCCGATGTAGCCACTTTCAGCGTAACCCACTCGCCGGTTGATTCGACGAAGAACCGCTTCTTTTGCAGGTTCGGGAAAAATTTACGCTTTGTTTTATTATTAGCATGAGAAACATTGTTTCCCGTCCGTGTGCGCTTTCCTGTGATTTGACAAACTCTGGCCATTACCGTACTCGTTTTCCGTTAGAGGGCGCAAAAGTAGCTAATCTATTCATAATCTGCAAC of Spirosoma agri contains these proteins:
- a CDS encoding Dabb family protein gives rise to the protein MFVHTVFFWLKHPENRDDHSALRAGLESIRGVNEITTVYIGTPAETRRPVIDHSYDFALTLVFVDKAAHDAYQVHPIHQEFVAECAHLWERVQIYDAVS
- the rpmB gene encoding 50S ribosomal protein L28 — translated: MARVCQITGKRTRTGNNVSHANNKTKRKFFPNLQKKRFFVESTGEWVTLKVATSAIKTINKNGLEATLRKAYERGTLTV
- a CDS encoding RluA family pseudouridine synthase, with protein sequence MKLNFEDLIVFENDDYILINKPPHVASLDERTPDRSGQSIVRMAKAYYADAQLGHRLDKETSGILAIAKNSEAYRHLAMQFEHREVTKRYHAVTNGIHDFDGISVYLPISPIKDGTAVRIDREKGKVAETIFNTLQAYRTTTLVECMPVTGRMHQIRVHLMCLKAPIVNDSTYGGEPVYLSDVKRKFNLKQGTEELPLINRVALHAYSLTFTLLDGEEQTFVAPYPKDFGVLVKQLEKFS